A DNA window from Anastrepha ludens isolate Willacy chromosome 6, idAnaLude1.1, whole genome shotgun sequence contains the following coding sequences:
- the LOC128866652 gene encoding uncharacterized protein LOC128866652 isoform X2: MKAYANLCIVIAMISIIASFGAEGYGMRGGARGLRPDEVQEEIPQELSPRARRAAVDEAPEDVPQEFRERYRRAVPKAVDEAPEQVPQEIEHKERFRRSPSKIAEEAPEEAPKGLHGARVRRHVAEHGLPFNMMTPF; encoded by the exons ATGAAAGCGTACGCGAATTTGTGCATTGTCATCGCCATGATTTCGATTATTGCCTCTTTCGGAGCCGAAGGATATGGCATGCGTGGCGGCGCGCGCGGTTTGCGGCCGGATGAGGTGCAGGAGGAGATACCGCAAGAGCTTAGCCCAAGA GCACGACGCGCTGCAGTAGACGAGGCACCCGAGGATGTGCCACAGGAGTTCAGGGAGAGA tacCGTCGAGCTGTTCCAAAAGCTGTAGATGAAGCGCCTGAACAGGTACCACAGGAAATTGAGCATAAAGAGAGG TTCCGCCGCTCGCCATCAAAGATTGCTGAGGAAGCACCAGAAGAAGCGCCAAAAGGCTTACATGGCGCCAGG GTCCGCCGCCACGTTGCAGAACATGGACTCCCATTCAACATGATGACACCATTTTGA
- the LOC128866652 gene encoding uncharacterized protein LOC128866652 isoform X1: MKAYANLCIVIAMISIIASFGAEGYGMRGGARGLRPDEVQEEIPQELSPRARRAAVDEAPEDVPQEFRERYRRAVPKAVDEAPEQVPQEIEHKERFRRSPSKIAEEAPEEAPKGLHGARHRRSPQMPVPDGMPPMPPMPPMPQ, from the exons ATGAAAGCGTACGCGAATTTGTGCATTGTCATCGCCATGATTTCGATTATTGCCTCTTTCGGAGCCGAAGGATATGGCATGCGTGGCGGCGCGCGCGGTTTGCGGCCGGATGAGGTGCAGGAGGAGATACCGCAAGAGCTTAGCCCAAGA GCACGACGCGCTGCAGTAGACGAGGCACCCGAGGATGTGCCACAGGAGTTCAGGGAGAGA tacCGTCGAGCTGTTCCAAAAGCTGTAGATGAAGCGCCTGAACAGGTACCACAGGAAATTGAGCATAAAGAGAGG TTCCGCCGCTCGCCATCAAAGATTGCTGAGGAAGCACCAGAAGAAGCGCCAAAAGGCTTACATGGCGCCAGG CATCGTCGCTCACCCCAAATGCCCGTCCCTGACGGCATGCCTCCGATGCCACCAATGCCACCAATGCCCCAATAA